A genomic window from Streptomyces sp. NBC_00234 includes:
- a CDS encoding esterase/lipase family protein yields MLPWNRPVRTRRARRTLTALLLVVAAFAAPTATATAATPTAETATSRGWNDYTCKPSAAHPRPVVLVHGTFGNSIDNWLVLAPYLVNRGYCVFSLDYGQLPGVPLFNGLGPIEKSAGQLDVFVDKVLAATGAPKADLVGHSQGGMMPNYYLKFLGGAAKVNALVGIAPDNHGTTLLGLTKLLPYFPGAEDLLTAATPGLADQVAGSAFMTKLNAGADTVPGVRYTVIATRYDEVVTPYRTQYLDGPNVRNVLLQDLCAADLSEHVAIGTIDRIAFHEVENALDPAHATPTNCLSVIG; encoded by the coding sequence ATGCTGCCCTGGAATCGTCCGGTGCGCACCCGCCGTGCGCGCCGGACGCTGACCGCGCTGCTCCTGGTCGTCGCAGCCTTCGCCGCCCCCACGGCCACCGCGACCGCCGCCACCCCCACAGCCGAGACCGCCACGTCGCGTGGCTGGAACGACTACACCTGCAAGCCCTCCGCCGCCCATCCCCGCCCCGTCGTCCTGGTCCACGGCACGTTCGGCAACTCGATCGACAACTGGCTGGTCCTCGCCCCCTACCTCGTCAACCGGGGGTACTGCGTCTTCTCCCTCGACTACGGGCAGCTCCCGGGCGTCCCGCTCTTCAACGGACTCGGCCCGATCGAGAAGTCGGCCGGACAGCTCGACGTGTTCGTCGACAAGGTGCTCGCCGCCACCGGAGCGCCCAAGGCCGACCTCGTCGGCCACTCCCAGGGCGGCATGATGCCGAACTACTACCTGAAGTTCCTCGGTGGCGCCGCGAAGGTGAACGCCCTCGTCGGCATCGCCCCCGACAACCACGGCACCACCCTCCTCGGGCTGACCAAGCTGCTGCCGTACTTCCCCGGCGCCGAGGACCTGCTCACCGCCGCCACCCCCGGCCTCGCCGACCAGGTCGCCGGCTCCGCGTTCATGACCAAGCTCAACGCGGGCGCCGACACCGTGCCCGGAGTCCGCTACACCGTCATCGCCACCCGGTACGACGAGGTCGTGACCCCGTACCGCACGCAGTACCTGGACGGGCCGAACGTACGCAACGTCCTTCTCCAGGACCTGTGCGCGGCCGACCTGTCCGAGCACGTGGCGATCGGGACCATCGACCGGATCGCCTTCCACGAGGTGGAGAACGCCCTGGACCCGGCGCACGCCACCCCGACGAACTGCTTGTCGGTGATCGGCTGA
- a CDS encoding amphi-Trp domain-containing protein → MKDLKFEQKRSLSRQEAADQLEALAAALREGDDAELELGLGTLSLRIPDELRSEIEIEVEDGEIELEIEFKWPTAATRAAPSRVAAGAEKAAGAEKAAGAEKVVGAEKVTGTEKAAGATKAAGARITAGTKKAAGAVKATRTRKSATGKAGGGASAAKSKAAKRSATE, encoded by the coding sequence ATGAAGGACCTCAAGTTCGAGCAGAAGCGCTCGCTGTCACGCCAGGAGGCTGCTGATCAGCTGGAGGCGCTCGCCGCCGCGCTGAGGGAAGGTGACGATGCCGAACTGGAACTCGGCCTCGGGACGCTGAGCCTGCGGATCCCCGACGAACTTCGCAGTGAGATCGAGATCGAGGTCGAGGACGGGGAGATCGAGCTGGAGATCGAGTTCAAGTGGCCGACCGCGGCGACCCGGGCAGCGCCCTCGCGGGTGGCCGCGGGAGCGGAAAAGGCCGCGGGAGCGGAGAAGGCCGCAGGCGCGGAGAAGGTCGTGGGAGCGGAGAAGGTCACAGGCACGGAAAAGGCCGCAGGTGCGACGAAAGCCGCGGGCGCGAGGATCACCGCGGGTACGAAGAAGGCCGCGGGCGCGGTGAAGGCCACGAGGACGCGGAAGAGTGCGACCGGCAAGGCCGGGGGCGGCGCGAGTGCCGCCAAGAGCAAGGCGGCGAAGCGGTCCGCCACGGAATGA
- a CDS encoding MFS transporter → MAPTAGTAASPATARLVLLTLAAGQFLMALDSSVMNVSIATVAEDVGTTVTGVQGAITAYTLVMAMFMIPGGKAGALIGRKRAFMIGCVIYGCGSLTTALAPNLPVLLLGWSFLEGIGAALILPAIVALVASNFATERRPAAYGLVAAAGAAAIAVGPLVGGVATTYFSWRWVFAGEVVMVLGILVLGRRITDAPIGEHPRIDLVGAVLSALGLGLFVYGVLRSDEWGWFQPKPDAPSWIGVSMVVWLMLAGLFLVWLFLRWEALLVRRHREPLVDPAILHNKQLTGGLTMFFFQYLVQMGIFFVVPLYLSVALGLSALATGARLLPLSLTLLAAAILIPRFFPDVSPRRVVQLGIFALLAGAVVLMAALDADAGAEVVAVPLLLIGLGMGALASQLGSVTVSAVPEAQSAEVGGVQNAVTNLGASIGTALAGSIMIATLTSSFLGSVMQNPAIPEEVKSQATVELESGVPFLSDAQLTSALEEAGTNTEVSQAALDANADARIDGLRAALAILAFAALLAMFFTHRIPTTQPRSVEPGKP, encoded by the coding sequence ATGGCACCCACGGCGGGCACTGCGGCGAGTCCGGCAACAGCACGACTCGTCCTGCTGACACTCGCGGCCGGCCAGTTCCTGATGGCACTCGACAGCTCTGTCATGAACGTCTCGATCGCGACCGTGGCCGAGGACGTGGGCACGACCGTGACGGGTGTCCAAGGCGCCATCACGGCGTACACCCTCGTGATGGCGATGTTCATGATCCCCGGGGGCAAGGCAGGGGCGCTGATCGGCCGCAAGCGCGCGTTCATGATCGGCTGCGTCATTTACGGCTGCGGCTCCCTCACCACGGCGCTCGCACCGAACCTGCCCGTACTGCTGCTCGGCTGGTCGTTCCTGGAGGGGATCGGGGCGGCGCTCATCCTGCCCGCGATCGTGGCGCTCGTGGCCAGCAACTTCGCCACCGAACGGCGTCCCGCCGCCTACGGGCTCGTGGCAGCCGCGGGGGCCGCCGCCATCGCGGTCGGGCCGCTCGTCGGGGGTGTCGCGACGACGTACTTCTCCTGGCGGTGGGTCTTCGCCGGTGAGGTGGTGATGGTGCTCGGCATCCTGGTGCTGGGCCGCCGCATCACGGACGCCCCGATCGGCGAACACCCGCGTATCGATCTCGTCGGCGCCGTACTCTCCGCCCTCGGGCTCGGGCTCTTCGTCTACGGGGTACTCCGCTCGGACGAATGGGGATGGTTCCAGCCGAAGCCCGACGCGCCTTCGTGGATCGGCGTTTCGATGGTCGTCTGGCTGATGTTGGCCGGCCTGTTCCTGGTCTGGCTCTTCCTCCGCTGGGAGGCCCTCCTGGTGCGGCGGCACCGGGAGCCACTCGTCGACCCCGCCATTCTGCACAACAAGCAGCTGACCGGCGGGCTGACGATGTTCTTCTTCCAGTACCTCGTCCAGATGGGCATCTTCTTCGTCGTACCGCTCTACCTGTCGGTGGCGCTGGGCCTCTCCGCGCTCGCGACCGGCGCCCGCCTCCTGCCCCTCTCGCTGACGCTGCTGGCGGCAGCCATCCTGATCCCGCGCTTCTTCCCCGACGTCTCGCCGAGGCGGGTGGTCCAGCTCGGGATCTTCGCGTTGCTCGCGGGCGCGGTGGTCCTGATGGCCGCGCTCGACGCGGACGCCGGTGCGGAAGTCGTCGCCGTCCCCCTCCTGCTGATCGGGCTCGGCATGGGCGCACTGGCGTCGCAGCTCGGATCGGTCACCGTGTCCGCGGTACCGGAGGCGCAGAGCGCGGAGGTGGGCGGCGTCCAGAACGCCGTCACCAACCTCGGCGCCTCGATCGGGACCGCACTCGCCGGTTCGATCATGATCGCCACGCTCACGTCCTCGTTCCTGGGCAGCGTCATGCAGAACCCGGCGATCCCGGAGGAGGTCAAGAGCCAGGCGACCGTCGAGCTCGAAAGCGGTGTGCCGTTCCTGTCGGACGCCCAGCTCACGTCCGCCCTCGAAGAAGCGGGCACGAACACGGAGGTGAGCCAGGCGGCACTCGACGCGAACGCCGACGCCAGGATCGACGGCCTGCGCGCCGCGCTCGCCATCCTCGCCTTCGCCGCACTCCTCGCGATGTTCTTCACGCACCGGATCCCGACGACCCAGCCCCGCTCGGTGGAGCCGGGGAAGCCCTAA
- a CDS encoding DUF2252 domain-containing protein, with translation MLPSATTAMRAAPHATPEKRAAFGKEARRRSPRSGHAVYRPSPDRPDPLEILEAQSAARVPELVPIRYARMTESPFRFYRGAAAVMASDLADTPRSGLVAQLCGDAHMLNFRLLASPERQLMFDINDFDETLPGPWEWDVKRLSASLVIAGRANGFDDSERTRIVSWTVRAYREAMIRFAGMSNLDVWYAKIGADRLKALAATASTKRGQKNLASAMAKARTRDSLDAFGKLTETVDGRPRIAADPPLLVPAGDLLPDIERSALERTFRGLVERYGRTLPSDRRALLQDYRLADVARKVVGVGSVGTRCWIFLLLGRDDQDPLFLQAKEADTSVLAPHVGASRYPNQGERVVSGQRLMQATSDIFLGWERVDGIDGKKRDFYLRQLRDWKGIALPERMQPKDMRAFGELCGVTLARAHARSGDRIAIASYLGSGDTFDRALATFAEAYADQNERDHQALVDAVRAGRLPAEEPAA, from the coding sequence ATGCTCCCGAGTGCGACCACCGCGATGCGCGCGGCACCCCACGCGACGCCCGAGAAGCGCGCGGCCTTCGGCAAGGAGGCCCGGCGTCGCTCGCCGCGGTCGGGGCATGCCGTGTACAGGCCGTCTCCCGACAGGCCGGACCCGCTGGAGATCCTGGAGGCGCAGTCCGCGGCACGGGTGCCCGAACTCGTCCCGATCCGCTACGCCCGGATGACGGAGTCCCCGTTCCGCTTCTACCGGGGCGCCGCCGCCGTCATGGCCTCCGACCTGGCCGACACCCCGCGCTCGGGGCTCGTGGCCCAGCTGTGCGGGGACGCGCACATGCTCAACTTCCGTCTGCTCGCCTCGCCGGAGCGGCAGTTGATGTTCGACATCAACGACTTCGACGAGACACTGCCGGGCCCCTGGGAGTGGGACGTCAAGCGGCTGTCGGCCAGTCTCGTCATCGCCGGCCGGGCGAACGGCTTCGACGACTCCGAGCGCACCCGCATCGTGAGCTGGACGGTCCGTGCGTACCGCGAGGCGATGATCCGCTTCGCGGGCATGAGCAACCTCGATGTCTGGTACGCGAAGATCGGCGCGGACCGTCTCAAGGCCCTCGCCGCAACCGCCTCCACGAAGCGCGGACAGAAGAACCTGGCTTCCGCCATGGCGAAGGCCCGCACCCGCGACAGCCTGGACGCCTTCGGCAAGCTCACGGAGACGGTCGACGGCCGGCCCAGGATCGCGGCGGATCCCCCACTGCTCGTCCCGGCCGGAGACCTGCTGCCGGACATCGAGCGCAGTGCGCTCGAGCGCACGTTCCGCGGACTGGTCGAGCGGTACGGCCGCACCCTGCCGTCCGACCGGCGCGCGCTGCTCCAGGACTACAGACTGGCGGACGTCGCCCGCAAGGTGGTCGGTGTCGGCAGCGTCGGCACCCGCTGCTGGATCTTCCTCCTGCTCGGACGGGACGACCAGGACCCGCTCTTCCTCCAGGCCAAGGAGGCCGACACCTCCGTGCTCGCCCCGCACGTCGGCGCGAGCCGGTATCCCAACCAGGGCGAGCGGGTGGTCTCGGGCCAGCGGCTGATGCAGGCGACGAGCGACATCTTCCTGGGCTGGGAACGGGTCGACGGGATCGACGGCAAGAAGCGCGACTTCTACCTCCGCCAGTTGCGCGACTGGAAGGGCATCGCGCTGCCGGAGCGGATGCAGCCGAAGGACATGCGCGCGTTCGGCGAACTGTGCGGGGTCACGCTGGCTCGCGCGCACGCGCGGTCCGGCGACCGGATCGCGATCGCCTCGTATCTGGGCAGCGGCGACACGTTCGACCGGGCCCTCGCGACGTTCGCGGAGGCGTACGCCGACCAGAACGAGCGTGACCACCAGGCGCTGGTCGACGCGGTGCGCGCGGGCCGGCTGCCCGCCGAGGAACCGGCGGCCTGA
- a CDS encoding DNA polymerase Y family protein has protein sequence MTTRQRHIAHLHLHTASSEDQYEKIIELVSGITPHVQAVPPDAVQLDLTSALRYFDLSAYDVVQLAKFRLKALYGIDSSAGLAGNRMLAAMAADASAPGDTTWVPAGQAAAWLYPRPVTALPGIGRATAETLGKYGLHTIGQVADLSPATLQRLLGAAPARLLAERARGHDPRPATRTEPTEHLVADTALDRDCLDPALRHRAVLGLAERIGQRLRGEKQIAGRLTLTVRYADHSSTTRTRALPEPTDHSPVLVATALGLLTGLGLQRARVRAFALRADHLMPADSAYWQLSLDPQDARARAVEAAADRARRRFGPEAVRPATLAD, from the coding sequence ATGACCACGCGTCAGCGGCACATCGCCCACCTCCACCTGCACACCGCTTCGAGCGAGGATCAGTACGAAAAAATAATCGAACTGGTGTCCGGTATCACTCCGCACGTCCAGGCCGTTCCGCCCGACGCCGTTCAGCTCGACCTGACGTCGGCACTCCGGTACTTCGACCTGTCCGCCTACGACGTCGTCCAGTTGGCGAAGTTCAGGTTGAAGGCCCTCTACGGCATCGACAGCAGCGCCGGGCTCGCGGGCAACCGCATGCTGGCCGCCATGGCGGCCGACGCGTCCGCGCCGGGGGACACCACCTGGGTTCCCGCCGGGCAGGCCGCAGCCTGGCTGTACCCCCGGCCGGTCACCGCGTTGCCGGGAATCGGCCGCGCCACGGCGGAGACGCTCGGGAAGTACGGTCTGCACACCATCGGCCAGGTCGCCGACCTGTCCCCGGCGACCCTGCAGAGACTGCTGGGTGCCGCCCCCGCCCGGCTGCTGGCCGAGCGGGCCCGTGGTCACGATCCCCGCCCGGCTACTCGGACGGAGCCGACGGAGCACCTGGTCGCCGACACGGCGCTGGACCGGGACTGCCTCGACCCTGCGCTACGTCACCGCGCCGTCCTCGGGCTCGCCGAGCGGATCGGCCAACGCCTGCGCGGGGAAAAGCAGATCGCGGGACGCCTCACCCTCACCGTGCGCTACGCCGACCACAGTTCGACCACCCGCACGCGCGCACTGCCGGAACCCACCGACCACTCACCCGTCCTCGTCGCGACCGCCCTGGGCCTGTTGACCGGTCTGGGGCTGCAGCGAGCGCGGGTCCGGGCCTTCGCGCTCCGTGCCGACCACCTGATGCCGGCCGACAGCGCCTACTGGCAGCTCTCCCTGGATCCCCAGGACGCCCGTGCCCGCGCGGTCGAAGCCGCCGCGGACCGTGCCCGCCGTCGCTTCGGGCCGGAGGCCGTACGTCCGGCCACCCTGGCCGACTGA
- a CDS encoding DNA polymerase III subunit alpha, which translates to MAGFAQLHVASGYSVRYGAAHPGHLVQQAAGRGMAALALTDRDTVTGAVGFAQACSGAGVRPVFGVDLAVEALAPPPPGRRPRTPARGGAHVAEPPLRFVLLAQNRAGWARLCRITSAAHAGAVSGTAPVVPWEALREHGGPGLTVLLGPLSEPVRALAAGREDVATKLLAPWREIFGTGVRLEVVVHKRFGIGPGSLRLAARTLALADRTGTTAVLSNAVRYADPDQHRLADVLDAARLLRPIDRRRLDSGQRWLKDERAMTVIARMVAECAGADPRRARRLMADTVATADACTLDPRADLGLGTPHFPEPALFGAGPGAGAAAQLLRQQCEAGMVRRGIDRDRPALDRLDEELAVISELDYDSYFLAVGQVVADIREKGIRVSARGSGAGSLVCHVLGIATANPLDHRLLFERFLSLRRASLPDIDIDVESARRLECYDLIFDRFGKERVAVTAMPETYRARRALRDTGLALGIAPAEIDRIAKSFPHLRASDITGALAELPELRQLAAEAHRYGPLWELAEGLDSLVYGMAMHPCGVVISDATLLDRLPVQPTPQGDYPMAMAAKEEIEALGNIKLDVLGVRMLSSMAHAVTEIERVTGNRIDMDDPRQVPLDDVFAFKLIQESQTLGLFQLESPGQQDLLSRLQPRDPQDVIADISLFRPGPVAGGMPERYIAARHGGTPSYAHPDLEPVLADTYGVTIWHEQIIETLAVMTGCDRALAEIARRALGDKNRLPRIKGWFHRQARAHGYSETVRDQVWKTVEAFGAYGFCRAHAVAFAVPALQSAWLKAHYPAFLLAGLLEHDPGMWPKRVLVSDARRRGVRVLPVDVNRSCTKHTVEMTEEEEWGVRLALSGVHGISEEECARIEEGRPYGSLSDFWQRAHPSRPVAERLAEVGALNCLHDGRLTRRDLLLQIAELHRQSRTRSAGKGQLPLDAGAVGGAEPSGLPEMTGREALSAELSTLGIDVSRHLMEHHHRLLREAGATDAAHLAAMRPGQQVLVAGVRASTQTPPIASGKRVIFVTLEDGSGLVDLAFFEDSHPACAHTVFHSGLLLVRGTVQVRGTRRTVVGTMAWDLERIAAARRDRGPEAALALLGADHPHPTPAQPQRTLVNGTTGARLHPYADLQPAGDRSADLKKFGYTSPGSAG; encoded by the coding sequence ATGGCGGGCTTCGCTCAGCTGCACGTCGCGTCCGGTTACTCCGTCCGCTACGGCGCCGCCCACCCCGGGCATCTCGTCCAGCAGGCGGCCGGACGGGGCATGGCGGCGCTCGCGCTCACCGACCGGGACACGGTCACGGGGGCCGTCGGGTTCGCGCAGGCGTGCTCGGGAGCCGGGGTCCGGCCGGTCTTCGGTGTCGACCTGGCGGTGGAGGCCCTCGCGCCTCCGCCGCCGGGCCGGCGGCCCCGCACCCCGGCGCGCGGTGGCGCGCATGTCGCTGAGCCGCCGCTGCGGTTCGTGCTGCTCGCGCAGAACCGGGCGGGGTGGGCGCGGCTGTGCCGCATCACGTCGGCCGCCCATGCCGGTGCCGTGTCCGGTACGGCGCCGGTGGTGCCGTGGGAGGCGCTGCGCGAGCACGGCGGCCCCGGTCTGACCGTGCTGCTCGGACCGCTCTCGGAGCCGGTACGGGCTCTGGCGGCCGGGCGCGAGGACGTCGCGACGAAGCTACTGGCTCCGTGGCGGGAGATCTTCGGTACGGGAGTCAGGCTGGAAGTCGTAGTGCATAAACGTTTCGGCATCGGGCCCGGCTCGCTTCGGCTGGCTGCGCGCACCCTGGCGCTGGCCGATCGCACCGGCACCACCGCGGTGCTCTCCAACGCGGTCCGCTACGCCGACCCGGACCAGCACCGGCTTGCCGATGTCCTGGACGCCGCGAGGTTGCTGCGGCCGATCGACCGGCGCCGCCTGGACAGCGGGCAGCGCTGGCTCAAGGACGAAAGGGCGATGACGGTCATCGCGCGGATGGTCGCCGAGTGCGCCGGGGCGGACCCCCGGCGGGCGCGCCGCCTGATGGCCGACACCGTTGCGACGGCGGACGCGTGCACCCTCGACCCCCGGGCGGATCTCGGTCTTGGCACGCCGCACTTCCCGGAACCGGCGCTCTTCGGGGCCGGGCCCGGAGCGGGGGCAGCCGCGCAACTCCTGCGTCAGCAGTGCGAGGCCGGGATGGTCCGCCGCGGCATCGACCGGGACCGGCCGGCGCTCGACCGGCTGGACGAGGAACTCGCCGTGATCTCCGAGCTGGACTACGACTCGTACTTCCTTGCCGTCGGCCAGGTCGTGGCCGACATCCGGGAGAAGGGCATCCGGGTCTCGGCCCGCGGCTCGGGCGCCGGATCGTTGGTCTGCCACGTCCTGGGCATCGCCACCGCCAACCCCCTTGACCACCGCCTGCTGTTCGAACGCTTCCTGAGCCTGCGGCGGGCGTCGCTTCCGGACATCGACATCGACGTCGAGTCCGCCAGGAGGCTGGAGTGCTACGACCTGATCTTCGACCGGTTCGGCAAGGAGCGGGTGGCGGTCACCGCCATGCCCGAGACCTATCGGGCCCGCCGCGCCCTGCGCGATACCGGCCTGGCCCTGGGGATCGCACCGGCGGAGATCGACCGGATCGCCAAGAGCTTCCCGCATCTGCGGGCCTCCGACATCACCGGGGCGCTCGCCGAGCTGCCCGAGTTGCGGCAGTTGGCGGCCGAGGCGCACCGGTACGGGCCGCTGTGGGAGCTCGCCGAGGGACTCGACTCGCTGGTGTACGGCATGGCCATGCACCCCTGTGGAGTGGTCATCAGCGACGCGACGCTCCTGGACCGGCTGCCGGTGCAGCCGACCCCCCAGGGCGACTACCCCATGGCCATGGCGGCCAAGGAGGAGATCGAGGCGCTGGGCAATATCAAACTGGACGTCCTGGGCGTCCGGATGCTGTCCTCGATGGCGCATGCGGTCACCGAGATCGAACGGGTGACCGGCAACCGCATCGACATGGACGACCCGCGCCAGGTGCCGCTCGACGACGTCTTCGCGTTCAAGCTCATCCAGGAGAGCCAGACCCTGGGCCTGTTCCAGCTGGAGTCACCCGGGCAACAGGACCTGCTGTCCCGGCTGCAGCCCCGCGACCCGCAGGACGTCATTGCCGACATCAGTCTCTTCCGGCCCGGCCCCGTTGCAGGCGGCATGCCCGAGCGGTACATCGCCGCACGCCATGGCGGCACGCCGTCGTACGCCCACCCGGACCTGGAGCCGGTGCTCGCCGACACCTACGGCGTGACCATCTGGCACGAGCAGATCATCGAGACGCTGGCGGTGATGACCGGTTGCGACCGCGCGCTGGCCGAGATCGCCCGGCGCGCGCTCGGTGACAAGAACCGGCTGCCCAGGATCAAGGGCTGGTTCCACCGGCAGGCGCGCGCACACGGGTACAGCGAGACGGTGCGCGACCAGGTCTGGAAGACGGTCGAGGCGTTCGGCGCCTACGGCTTCTGCCGGGCGCACGCGGTCGCCTTCGCCGTACCGGCCCTGCAGAGCGCCTGGCTCAAGGCGCACTATCCGGCGTTCCTGCTGGCCGGTCTGCTCGAACACGACCCCGGGATGTGGCCCAAGCGCGTCCTCGTCTCCGATGCCCGGCGTCGCGGTGTCCGGGTCCTGCCCGTCGACGTCAACCGCTCCTGCACGAAGCACACCGTGGAGATGACCGAGGAGGAGGAGTGGGGCGTGCGGCTCGCGCTGTCCGGGGTGCACGGCATCAGTGAGGAGGAGTGCGCGCGGATCGAGGAGGGCCGGCCGTACGGATCGCTGTCGGACTTCTGGCAGCGGGCCCACCCCAGCAGGCCGGTCGCCGAACGCCTCGCCGAGGTCGGTGCCCTGAACTGCCTGCACGACGGGCGTCTCACCCGGCGGGACCTGCTGCTGCAGATCGCCGAGCTCCACCGGCAGTCCCGCACCCGGTCGGCGGGCAAGGGTCAGCTGCCCCTGGACGCGGGCGCTGTCGGCGGGGCGGAGCCGAGCGGCCTGCCGGAGATGACAGGGCGGGAGGCCCTGAGCGCGGAGCTGAGCACCCTCGGCATCGACGTCTCCAGGCATCTGATGGAGCATCACCACCGCCTGCTGCGGGAGGCCGGAGCGACCGACGCGGCCCATCTGGCCGCTATGCGTCCGGGGCAGCAGGTCCTCGTCGCCGGTGTGCGGGCCTCCACCCAGACCCCGCCGATCGCCAGTGGCAAGCGCGTCATCTTCGTCACGCTGGAGGACGGCTCCGGGCTGGTCGACCTGGCCTTCTTCGAGGACTCCCACCCGGCCTGCGCGCACACCGTCTTCCACAGCGGCCTGCTGCTGGTCCGCGGCACGGTCCAGGTGCGCGGCACCCGCCGTACCGTCGTCGGCACCATGGCCTGGGACCTCGAACGGATCGCCGCCGCCCGCCGCGACCGCGGTCCCGAGGCCGCGCTCGCCCTGCTCGGCGCCGACCACCCGCACCCGACCCCTGCCCAGCCGCAGCGCACCCTGGTCAACGGCACCACCGGCGCCCGTCTTCACCCGTACGCCGATCTGCAGCCTGCCGGCGACCGCTCGGCCGACCTGAAGAAGTTCGGCTACACCAGCCCGGGGAGTGCGGGATGA
- a CDS encoding DUF3533 domain-containing protein, whose translation MTFVDEVKNAVTPRAALLVLGVLALQLLFIASYVGALHKPKPTDVPFAVVAPPQISEQLVTRLDSLPGGPLDPRTVDDAAEAREQIMNREIDGALIVDPAGTTDTVLVASGGGTVLADSLTKIIEQADRTQRRSVRTVDVAPASPEDFDGLSSFYLVVGWCVGGYLCASILAISAGTKPANRQRALIRTATMALYSIAGGIGGAVIIGPILGALPGSVWALWGLGALVVFAVGMTTLALQALTGIIGIGLAVLIIVIAGNPSAGGAFPLPMLPDFWRAIGPALPPGAGTWVARSIAYFKGNAVTGPLLVLSAWAVAGTVLTLLLSMRHRPDDATGTAAADTAPAGAAPGGPTAA comes from the coding sequence ATGACTTTCGTCGACGAGGTGAAGAACGCCGTCACTCCACGGGCCGCACTGCTCGTCCTCGGTGTGCTCGCGCTGCAACTGCTGTTCATCGCGTCCTACGTGGGGGCGCTGCACAAGCCCAAGCCGACGGACGTCCCCTTCGCCGTTGTCGCTCCCCCGCAGATCTCGGAGCAGCTCGTCACCCGGCTCGACTCGCTCCCCGGCGGCCCGCTGGACCCGCGCACGGTCGACGACGCGGCCGAGGCCCGCGAGCAGATCATGAACCGCGAGATCGACGGCGCCCTGATCGTCGACCCCGCCGGCACCACCGACACCGTGCTCGTCGCCTCCGGCGGCGGCACCGTCCTGGCCGACTCCCTCACGAAGATCATCGAGCAGGCCGACAGGACCCAGCGCCGCTCGGTCAGGACCGTCGACGTCGCACCGGCCTCCCCCGAGGACTTCGACGGGCTCTCGTCCTTCTACCTGGTCGTGGGCTGGTGCGTCGGCGGCTACCTCTGCGCCTCGATCCTGGCGATCAGCGCGGGCACCAAACCCGCCAACCGGCAGCGCGCGCTGATCAGGACCGCCACCATGGCGCTGTACTCGATCGCGGGCGGAATCGGCGGCGCGGTCATCATCGGGCCGATCCTCGGCGCACTGCCGGGCAGCGTGTGGGCGCTCTGGGGCCTGGGGGCACTCGTCGTCTTCGCGGTCGGCATGACCACGCTCGCCCTGCAGGCCCTCACCGGCATCATCGGCATCGGCCTGGCCGTCCTGATCATCGTGATCGCGGGCAACCCGAGCGCGGGCGGCGCCTTCCCGCTGCCGATGCTGCCGGACTTCTGGCGGGCGATCGGGCCGGCGCTGCCGCCGGGAGCGGGCACCTGGGTGGCCCGCTCGATCGCCTACTTCAAGGGCAACGCGGTCACCGGACCGCTGCTGGTGCTCTCCGCCTGGGCGGTGGCGGGCACGGTCCTCACCCTGCTCCTGTCCATGCGGCACAGGCCGGACGACGCCACCGGCACGGCAGCCGCGGACACGGCGCCCGCAGGTGCGGCGCCCGGCGGCCCGACCGCCGCCTGA
- a CDS encoding potassium channel family protein, with amino-acid sequence MKSTESTAAESGDGTGAEQRWERRTQWPLLVLALLFAVAYAVPVVVPDAGRAALRLCRGVEWVVWGAFAVDYAVRLVLAPDRLQFVRRHPLALIAVLLPMVQPLRLLRLVSTLLLAGQRARMASQVQLTTYVAGSCVGLLMFGSLAVLEVERDSPDGTIKSLGDAVWWSFTTMTTVGYGDFAPTTGLGRMLAVGLMLSGIALLGVVTANIAAWFISRFESESATDRLQTEAIIALTAEVRALRAEVTELSAVRGRVPAPGSPADDGVTA; translated from the coding sequence ATGAAAAGCACGGAATCGACGGCGGCGGAATCCGGGGACGGAACGGGGGCCGAGCAGCGCTGGGAGAGGCGTACCCAGTGGCCGCTCCTGGTCCTGGCCCTCCTTTTCGCCGTCGCGTACGCCGTGCCCGTCGTGGTACCCGACGCCGGCCGGGCGGCGCTGCGGCTGTGCCGGGGCGTGGAGTGGGTGGTGTGGGGTGCGTTCGCCGTCGACTACGCCGTGCGGCTGGTGCTCGCGCCCGACCGCCTGCAGTTCGTACGCCGTCATCCGCTGGCCCTGATCGCGGTCCTGCTGCCGATGGTGCAGCCGCTGCGGCTGCTCCGGCTGGTGTCCACGCTGCTGCTGGCCGGGCAGCGGGCCAGGATGGCCTCGCAGGTGCAGCTGACCACGTATGTCGCGGGGTCGTGCGTGGGTCTGCTGATGTTCGGCTCGCTCGCGGTGCTGGAGGTCGAACGGGACTCGCCGGACGGCACCATCAAGTCCCTCGGCGACGCGGTGTGGTGGTCCTTCACCACGATGACGACCGTCGGCTACGGCGACTTCGCCCCGACCACCGGTCTGGGCCGCATGCTCGCGGTCGGCCTGATGCTGTCGGGCATCGCGCTGCTGGGTGTGGTCACGGCGAACATCGCGGCCTGGTTCATCTCCCGCTTCGAGAGCGAAAGCGCCACGGACCGGCTGCAGACCGAGGCCATCATCGCGCTCACCGCGGAGGTGCGGGCGCTGCGCGCGGAGGTCACGGAACTGTCCGCGGTACGGGGCCGGGTGCCGGCGCCGGGCAGCCCGGCCGATGACGGTGTGACCGCGTGA